Sequence from the Phragmites australis chromosome 11, lpPhrAust1.1, whole genome shotgun sequence genome:
GCAGCACATATTCTAAGATTTCAGATCCATCACAGTCCTAAAGAGTCTACATTTCTCCGCAGTTATGATATTGGAACTAATTCCACTTCCCTGGTTTCACCATTGCTAGAATGATAGTGCGGGCTAAGAACTGAAAGCACCAAACTACACCTCAAACCAGGTTTGGACAATGTTTAAAGGACACAAACCATGAGCCCATAATTTCTAGGGTTCCTACCTAGCATTCTCGATTCAAACAGTCCATCTTGCAAAACACCAAGAGCTATGATACTCAAATCAATCCTACCCACCCTTGTGTAGTTGTGTTTAATTGTATCATGTATGAACTACGAGACCATGTATCATATCCCAAACATTAATGAATCCCAGTAATATCACTGGCAAACAAATATCAATGCTAATAAATACATGCTAGAAGAAGTTGTTCTTAATGAACTTACAATTTGTAGCTTCACAGTCTTTCCATCAAGCTCGACAGTTCGGATTTTCTGAAGGATAGGGCATTAGcaaagcaaaaaaagaaaaataagaatcaTAAAGTTTGATTAGACATGCAGTTGGTCAATGATTCATCAATGAATAGAGTAGCATAACAAGAGAAGAGGATCTTGTGTACTGACGAAATCAACACCGATGGTACTGGTGTAAGTGTCCACGTACGAATCGTCCTGTGTGAATCAAACCAACGCGCTTTTGTCAGGACCACAAGCGAATCGCCGAATTACGCGTACGAAATTTTcataaaagagaaaagaagaagaaaagatggAAGCTTTGTTACAGCAaatcggaggaggaggcaggacTTGCCGACGGAGGAGTCGCCGATGAGGAGCAGCTTGAAGAGGTAATCGCTGCAACAAACGATGCATAAATAAATCTTTTGGTCACAACTCCAACCAAGAAAAGAGCAAATAGACCAAACAGGAAAGATTGGAGAAGATGGCGGCGAGGCGGGACTTACTACTCGATGCTCATGGCTTCCCTTCGGCTTCGATGGATtttgtagagagagagagaagtttATTGGAGATTAAAAAGGTTTATTGGAGATTAAAAAGGTGGGGTTTTACTTACTTTTTAGAGGGAGCAGAGCGAAGGGGAGAAGCAACGGCAAGTCTCCTCTGCAGGTCTGGTCATGAACCGACGGTCGGAGGAGTGGGTTTGGCTTTGGCAGTGGCGCCTGCACCTAGTaaaacagataaaaaaaagGTTTTTGACCTTGCAAAAGATTGGATTTTTTCTCAAAGGTAAATACAACAAATGCAAAACTATTTCTTCCGGAGACTCCAAAGTTTTATGATGGTCTTCGAATCTGACCAACtacataatttatttatgttgCTTTCAGTACGCACTTGTTATATTAGCAAACAGAATGAATTTATTTTGGTTGCAGCTAATTCCATCCAATGTCTTCCAGCCCGCCTGTTTCATCGGCTGTCAGGAATCACATAACCGGAATTGGATTCCAAGGAGGAGGAAATGAAAATGAAATGGCTGTGTTTTGTGCTCGGCTGCCTCTGGAATCGAAAATAAAAGCCCACAAGAATTCCATCTGCTTCAGTTGTTCGTTTGGCCCAGTGGGCTTCCCATCACTCAATTACGTCACCGACGCCCACGAGTGCTCCTCTCCTCTCGCTCCAGTGATCtagccatggccgccgccggctgcttcCGCCTGGGCCAGCGCGTCCACGCCGTTGGCGACCCCCGCCGCGTCGGCACGGTGCGCTACCTGGGACCAGTCGAGGGTCACGCCGGCGACTGGGTCGGCGTCGACTGggacgccggcgccggcggccgacACGACGGCTCGGTTGCCGGCCGCCGCTACTTCGTCGCTGCGGGCGAGTGCTCGGCCTCCTTCGCGCGCCCCACCGCGCTTACTAAAGGAATCACGCTCCCTGACGCGCTCCGCCTCCGCTACCGTGTCGAGGACTTCACCAAAGAGGAGGAGGGTGAGTTGCGTTTGGATCCTTCTTCCGCCTTCGCATTTTTTTATGCTGCAATGCTTTCATTTTCAGAGGACCAAAGGCtgcatttttctctctctatgcATTCGGCCATGTAGTTATATTTAGCCGTCGCGAACAGTATGCCATTTTGTGCTGTGTTTGTGAAAGCAAGCATCATCGCAATTCAGTACATATAATGTACACTTGTAAATGGTAATGATGCCCTGATCGCATGATTTACTACTGCTTTCAGATGAAATGTATGTCTTCTCAACAAGTCAGAAGCGTGTGTCGGTTGAATTCGTTGGGAAGAACAAAGTtcaggagaagctcaagaacttCAATGAGTTGTCCAGTGCATCCGTTTCCTACATGGGAGTAAGCTCAATTGGACCACCGGATGAACTGAAGAATTTGGTTCCAAGTAAATACCGTCCTATGATCACCTTCTTGTCATTTTTGCTTGCTCATATTGCGACCTAGGGATACTTTGGCAACCTTCCTTAATTTCTATGTACATAGTGCGATCTTTCTTTTGAGGTATGGCAATATCTCCTCCGTAAACTTCATGTCTAGGCATCAAGTGCTCTTTTGACATGGGAAATAAATGAAATTGATCTAGTGATTTGTCGACAAAGACATAAAAAGGAAATaatgaattgcacaaaactacaactattgtgTCATTTGGAACACAAAACTACAATCTCTACCGTCGAAATTCACTGTTCATCATTGCAAAAATCAATGGTCTtctatttctctaaaaatcctagaactttttgtgcgtgtttcataatccatgtgcaacctattttaatcggattcacccaaaaagaatttagaatttaaacaaaaattctccaaaaaatgctacttttataacatctaacaattgttaggacaaaagagcattacaaaggaactcacttttcactatataacctagggctggaaataattttagaaattagtccatcatataagaagaatattagtgaatttttctagatttttaggattttatttgaggtcctaacaattgttGGACGTTataaagtagccttttttggagaattttagtttaaattctacacagtctttttaggtgaattcaattaaaatgggttgcacatagattatggaacatgtacaaaaagttatatgatttttggagaaacagaaGACATTGATTTTTGTATCGGTGAATAGTGATTTTCAACGGCAGAGATAACGAAAATCGGGTTATGTCTGAAATTGGTGTGCAAAACTTATATTTTTGTGTTACTAGGCACAATAGTTGtaattttgtgcaattcactcaaaaggaaaaggaacTGAACTTGGGATCATTTTACTTCTTGGTTGTGAATTCGTGACTCAATGTGCTTGTGATGTAAGGCTATCAACACCTCAGCAACTTAACTGTTGAAATTCTTACCCCATAACTGTCCTCACTATCATCAAGAATACCCTTAGTTGTTCTCAGTGTACAGAATTCATACTATAGTAAAGTCTATGTTCATCCCGAGTTTGGATGAGTGTTGACTACTGTTTTGCTTGTTTCAGATCTCAGGCTACTTGATTTAACTGGAAATCTGCTCTCACAGTGGCAAGTATGTGTTCTCACAGAATGATTGTTGTAATTTCCAATTACTATCAATAAAATGCATGCAACTTTAAAAATTGAAGCAGCCGGAGAATACTACCAATTATACATGCCCTGTGCCTAAACAGTTTGGTTCTCTATCAGGATATATCTTCTCTTTGTCAAGCTCTGGCATCCCTGGAAGTTCTTAATTTGACAAACAATACCATGGAGAATGATGTTGTAGAAAGTCCAATTCTTGAGAATATCCGTATTTTGGTTCTCAACAACTGTGGTGTAACATGGGAACTGGTATACCCATTGCCTGTCACTTTGAAGCTTTTGTTAGTTGATGCCAATCACATTGTAAATTGACTTTATCTTACGTGGAACAGGTTGAGAATATTAAAGTCTCGTTTGCATGTCTCAATGAACTTCACTTGATGTTGAACAAGCTGAAGTTGATCATGGTTAGTGTCTCTTATAACTCTGCTTCCATGTGCTTCATGTCTACTGCTATATTCCCCATTTTTTCATATCATCTGCATCCAATGACAATAGAAAAACACATCATAGATGTTTTTGGAAGCTTTCACCTCGTTGCTCACCAACGTGGCCCATTTTAAATGGATTATTCTTTCCAAAATTTTGAGCGCATGTTTTTCTTGCTTCAGCAAAGTGTACATGAACATTACGATTTTGTACAGCTAACTCTATTTCGCCCTCTTAACTAGACCCCAGATGGAAAATTTGTGCAAGGTTTCAATACACTGTGCGTCTTAAATTTAGAAGATAATCACATTGATTCATGGGATGAAATTGTGAAACTTTCTTACTTAAGAAGGTAAAAATGTAAATATTGTAGTTTTTGCCCTTAATTGAGTCAAAATTTGCATTTGATCTGGTATTGTGAATATTAATGTTATTTCCCCTTTCTTTCTGCAGTTTGGAGCAACTCTATTTGAATAAAAACAGGCTAAAGAATATAAAGTATCCATCTCCTCCTGGACCTCTCGGTGATGCAGCTGTTGTGCCATTTGAAAATTTGCAAGTCCTTTTGCTAGGTATTTCTTTTATGGGGGTGGCTGTTGTTGTCTTTCCCATATATAAAAGAATCCAAGATTCTAAAATAATTCTGTTTAACTTAAGTACTGCTTCCTGCTTTTCAATTAAAAATGTAAAACTGAAAATTCTGAGCTAATGTTGACTTTTAAGTGCATCAGGATCTAATGAAATAGATGACTTCCCTTCTGTGGATTCACTTAACCTCTTCCCAAGTTTAAGGGTGAGCTGTTTCAAGGATTGGTCCTTATTGTTTGGAATCTTATTGCTGTCTATAATAGCTTGGCATGGCCATACTGATATCTAATTCTTTAAAGGATGTCAGGCTTTCTGATAATCCTGTAGCTGATCCTGCCAAGGGTGGTGCTCCTCGATTTGTGCTTGTTGCTCGACTCAGAGAAGTGAAGATACTAAATGGCAGTGAGGTATGTGCCAACTCTCTGGATGCTTCTTGAGCATGTACGTTGTACAGATATATGATGTCCATCTTTCTTGACATGTCTAGATAAGTCCACGTGAACGGAGGGAAGCAGAAATACGGTCAGTTAATCCTTTTGGCTCTGTAATTATTTCCTACATTATGGTATATTGGTATATAAGGCCTCTTTATATGGCTAGTCTACCCTGGCTAGGGAGGTCAGATGGGATTAAATGACAGTTTATAGGTGGTGTTCTCTATGTGAACTGCAGGCTTTTGTTCTCGTTATCTGAGAAAGTGTTGTTAAATTCGTTCACCCTTTTCCTAAAAAAATGTTTGATTGCCTTTCTTGAAGTAATATCTTGTTATGTCATATTTTAGATATGTCCGCCTTGTCATGGGAAAAACAGAATCAAATGATCCAGAAGAGATCAAACGGCTGCACCCTAGGTAAGTTTGTGGGAATTATTCTCATTCTTTAGTTTTTTGAATCTTAAATTCTGACACAACATGGTCCAGAGGAGAAATAAGCcattgatttgttttttttatttttgctgaaAAGAGCAAATTCAGTTACTGTGGTGAAGACCCTCATCTCATGACATaacacatccatttgatattcAGCGGAATCAATACCAGTGATGCTATGTATCACGCTAATGCAGTGATCTTTCTAACTATGAGGACCCCAATTGGTCATGTATAGCCCCATGGGATATGCGATCGAGAAGCAAATTATGGGTTTTCTTGTTATCCAATCAGGATTATATGGCTACCTGATTGTAGACATGTGCTTGTGCTGCCTGTCTtcatttgtcgattttatttaCTTCTGACAGATACCGAATAGTTGTATCATCCGTGATTAATTGATAATACTCATAGGCAGCAAAAAATTTGTGGATGCAGATTTTCTGAGCTCAAGGCCATTCATGGTATTGAAGATGAGAAGCCAACTTCAAGTACATCGGGCCCGCAAAAGATGGCTTTTGGCCTTATAAGTAATGACCTGGGATTATAATGCAGACAAGAGAGTTATATGGTTGATTGATTAGCATGAAAGAACCGGTTATTTTTTGTGCCTTGCATGCAGGTATCACCTTGAAATGTGTGGGGCCGTCTATGGGTGAAAAGCAACCATTGACAAAGAAACTGCCTCCTACAACAACTGTGAGTACTTGTTGGTGCTACTTAGCTATCCTTATTAATCTTTGCCCTTTGGTTTCTGTTGAGAGGTTTTAGCCGTACCTTGCAAGTTGCAATGATGGTTGAACATGGCTTCCATGTTGTTGGAGCTGTCTTTTAGCAATAATTGATATGTAATTCAGTTAATTCTAAAAATTGGTATGTACATTAGGCTGCTGAGAAGTACAAGTTGTGGTGCTATGATGATTCAAGGATCTTTACTTGTTTCTTGCGTGTATCTATCTAGATGAAGTAATGTCTAAACTCGTTAAGTTTGTGTGTTACATACAGGTCGGGAAGTTGAAATCTTTGTGTGAGAGCTTCTTTAAACTGAAGGACATAAAAGTGAGACTGTTTGTCGAGGAAGAGGTATGAACTGTAACCGTATGTGTATGATTTTCGCTTCCTACCTATGAAATATTTGGAGCTGTACCCTTCGTGTATAAAGTCGTGTATGATTATTGCGTTTATTTTGATAACAGGGTTGCCCTCTACCACAACCTCTGGAGGAAGACACGGCCTCTCTGATGGAACTTGGGATCGGTTCGGGAGCAAGCATTATTGTGGACGAAGAGAGCTAGCCAGTCGTCTTCAGAGAACCCGTCAACTATATTTTGCAAACTACACTTGTGAATGCTTTAAGAGTTCCAAAAATGCTCTTCCTTGTTCTCTGAGCAAATTAAATGTGCACTTGGTGAAATTCATGTTGTGTAAATTAACATTGTAATAACATTGTGAAGACGGTGAAATTCATGTTGTGTAAACTGAAGGTCACAAATTCCATTCAAAagcatcccccccccccaccctttTTGGTCTCGATGAATTTGCTGCCACTTTCTGCAGCCACTTTATAAGGCTCAGCCCCAATGGCAGCAAAACAACCAAAGACTACAGAAATGGATTATATTACTAGGCACAGACCTCTTCAACCATCCTGGCTGAATCTGATtggcaaaataaaaaaagagtaaatttcataaaactataactattgaTACCtaattatcataaaattataatttttaaaataagtttAACAAAATTACAAGTATTTATGTCCCTAGTAACTTTTGGAACGAATTTAACAAAACTATAAAGTAATTGTGTCCCTAGTAacacaaaattatattttttacacaaatatatttttttgcgtttcacaaaactaaaactattttatg
This genomic interval carries:
- the LOC133884662 gene encoding tubulin-folding cofactor E-like, which produces MAAAGCFRLGQRVHAVGDPRRVGTVRYLGPVEGHAGDWVGVDWDAGAGGRHDGSVAGRRYFVAAGECSASFARPTALTKGITLPDALRLRYRVEDFTKEEEDEMYVFSTSQKRVSVEFVGKNKVQEKLKNFNELSSASVSYMGVSSIGPPDELKNLVPNLRLLDLTGNLLSQWQDISSLCQALASLEVLNLTNNTMENDVVESPILENIRILVLNNCGVTWELVENIKVSFACLNELHLMLNKLKLIMTPDGKFVQGFNTLCVLNLEDNHIDSWDEIVKLSYLRSLEQLYLNKNRLKNIKYPSPPGPLGDAAVVPFENLQVLLLGSNEIDDFPSVDSLNLFPSLRDVRLSDNPVADPAKGGAPRFVLVARLREVKILNGSEISPRERREAEIRYVRLVMGKTESNDPEEIKRLHPRFSELKAIHGIEDEKPTSSTSGPQKMAFGLISITLKCVGPSMGEKQPLTKKLPPTTTVGKLKSLCESFFKLKDIKVRLFVEEEGCPLPQPLEEDTASLMELGIGSGASIIVDEES